The following proteins are encoded in a genomic region of Candidatus Marinarcus aquaticus:
- a CDS encoding NAD(P)-binding domain-containing protein, with translation MKNIYDVAIVGAGPGGIATSCEAVLFGIKKIIVFEKGNNHSNTIRKYFKDNKPVDKDWKGIHVDLIGNINFEGGTKESTLDLFDDSLEKHLIEAKFNTEVSHVKRVDDHFEVVVTSGESYLSKNVVIAIGKMGKPNMPSYKIPLTLKKQINHTIIECKGNEDVLVVGGGDSACEYAYFICKDNNVTFNYRKEVITRAHPNNVDNLMKSAEEGKIELRMGVDIEKIEDENGKIKAYFTDGKIKLFDRAIYALGGVTPKEFLLNCSVQLDGEDNIILDEKNKNDKGLYVAGDIAGSIGGSIALALNHGYNIVTDLKEKLAV, from the coding sequence ATGAAAAATATATATGACGTCGCAATAGTAGGAGCTGGACCAGGTGGTATTGCTACATCTTGTGAAGCGGTACTTTTTGGTATTAAAAAAATTATTGTTTTTGAAAAAGGGAACAATCACTCCAATACCATTCGTAAATATTTTAAAGATAACAAGCCTGTGGATAAAGATTGGAAAGGGATTCATGTGGATTTAATTGGGAACATCAATTTTGAAGGTGGCACCAAAGAGAGCACCTTGGATCTGTTTGATGACTCTTTGGAAAAACATCTTATTGAAGCAAAATTTAACACAGAAGTATCACACGTTAAACGCGTCGATGACCATTTTGAAGTTGTTGTCACTTCAGGTGAGAGTTATTTAAGTAAGAATGTGGTCATTGCCATTGGTAAAATGGGAAAGCCCAATATGCCTTCATATAAAATCCCTCTAACACTTAAAAAGCAAATCAATCATACCATTATAGAGTGCAAAGGCAATGAAGATGTCTTGGTTGTAGGTGGAGGTGACAGTGCCTGTGAATATGCATATTTTATCTGTAAAGATAACAACGTGACGTTTAATTATCGTAAAGAGGTCATAACAAGAGCGCATCCCAATAATGTGGATAATCTTATGAAAAGTGCTGAAGAAGGAAAAATTGAGCTTAGAATGGGTGTGGATATTGAAAAAATAGAAGATGAAAATGGGAAAATTAAAGCCTATTTTACTGATGGGAAGATTAAACTTTTTGACCGAGCTATTTATGCTTTGGGTGGCGTGACTCCTAAAGAGTTTCTACTGAATTGTTCGGTACAACTTGATGGTGAAGATAATATTATTTTAGATGAAAAAAATAAAAATGACAAAGGTTTGTATGTTGCAGGCGATATTGCAGGTAGCATTGGTGGTTCAATTGCATTGGCACTGAATCATGGTTATAATATTGTGACAGATTTAAAGGAAAAACTCGCGGTATAG
- the luxS gene encoding S-ribosylhomocysteine lyase: MPLLDSFRVDHTIMPAPAVRVAKTMKSPSGDVITVYDLRFYVPNKEKMSAKGIHTLEHLFAGFIREHLNSKNVEIIDVSPMGCRTGFYMSLLGNPSEKKVAKAWKDAMKDVLAVKSQNDIPELNEYQCGTYKMHSLKSAQSIAKDILRRGIDVMNNKKLFLSEKKMKKLGL, from the coding sequence ATGCCACTATTAGACAGTTTTAGAGTAGACCATACCATTATGCCTGCCCCTGCAGTTCGAGTTGCAAAAACAATGAAATCACCATCTGGTGATGTAATTACTGTATACGATTTACGATTTTATGTACCCAATAAAGAGAAAATGAGTGCCAAAGGAATTCACACGTTAGAGCATCTTTTTGCTGGATTCATCCGAGAACACTTAAACTCAAAAAACGTAGAAATCATCGACGTATCTCCAATGGGATGCCGAACTGGTTTTTACATGAGCCTTTTGGGAAATCCAAGTGAGAAAAAAGTAGCAAAAGCATGGAAAGATGCTATGAAAGACGTACTTGCCGTTAAATCACAAAACGATATTCCCGAACTTAATGAGTACCAATGTGGTACCTATAAAATGCACTCTTTAAAATCTGCGCAAAGCATTGCCAAAGATATTTTAAGACGAGGTATTGATGTTATGAATAACAAAAAACTCTTCTTGAGTGAAAAGAAGATGAAAAAACTGGGTCTGTAA
- a CDS encoding methyltransferase family protein gives MKIALNSKLILVIQFCCILILLFNDATIFDNALALFFSVLGAAVGLWALIHNDFYNFNITRNQKEHGQLIKDGPYKYSRHPMHLALLLIMLGVTISVHEMFDYFIYILLFVVLYYKALKEEHQWNLRSSEYKEYQEKTKMFVPFVF, from the coding sequence ATGAAAATAGCTCTAAATTCAAAACTCATTTTAGTCATACAGTTTTGCTGTATCCTCATACTTTTGTTCAATGATGCAACGATATTTGATAATGCATTAGCTCTATTTTTCTCTGTTTTAGGAGCTGCAGTTGGTCTTTGGGCACTCATTCATAACGACTTTTATAACTTCAATATCACTCGTAATCAAAAAGAGCATGGTCAACTCATAAAAGATGGTCCGTATAAATACTCTCGCCACCCAATGCACTTAGCATTGTTGCTGATTATGTTAGGGGTTACTATTTCTGTTCATGAAATGTTTGATTACTTTATTTATATATTACTCTTTGTTGTGCTTTACTATAAAGCCTTAAAAGAGGAACATCAATGGAATTTAAGAAGCAGTGAGTATAAAGAGTATCAGGAAAAAACGAAGATGTTTGTTCCTTTTGTGTTTTAA
- a CDS encoding CsgG/HfaB family protein, with amino-acid sequence MNTRVLLTPTLFFVLLLLFAGCSQNQLNMTQYPLSVNEKQAIPEICQPFYKNQLPTIAVMDFTNNSTFGKAKVEHTSTSKRVGVLGGIIINSDGIGLGGTAKAEQSSVNVKREVDAKLSETLTPLLETKISRLSGITLVARNDIEKINKELQLQDSGLLDESTTVQAGKLLGAKYIVTGSIDNVEINQRNHESVAIAVNSVTSRTEHVGAQVAGLLGRVLTSFTDGILLKTTVSIKILDVQTGEILHAQTIQKDINIGKFSNPTYDVYIGGIKAAIINSLESFNYEFSNNFSVTGYITKIKTNGNDAIVQVNLGSKHKIKPQDRFNVYMFEESIDPLTNQKTCDNILLPIKLEASSMVNSFTSWLHATQQKAPLKLLYYVEKDISKESLFDLPLF; translated from the coding sequence ATGAACACACGCGTGCTATTAACTCCAACTCTGTTTTTTGTACTATTACTTCTTTTTGCAGGTTGTTCACAAAACCAGTTAAATATGACTCAATACCCTCTTTCTGTCAATGAGAAACAAGCCATTCCAGAAATCTGTCAACCTTTTTATAAAAACCAACTTCCTACCATTGCGGTTATGGATTTTACCAATAACTCTACGTTTGGAAAAGCCAAAGTTGAGCACACGAGCACAAGTAAACGAGTAGGGGTTTTAGGAGGCATTATTATCAACTCTGATGGCATTGGATTAGGCGGCACAGCCAAAGCTGAACAAAGCAGTGTCAATGTAAAACGAGAAGTGGATGCCAAACTCTCAGAAACATTGACCCCTTTATTGGAAACAAAAATATCTCGCTTAAGTGGTATTACCTTAGTTGCTCGAAATGACATCGAAAAAATCAATAAAGAGTTGCAACTACAAGACAGTGGACTTTTAGATGAATCCACCACCGTTCAAGCAGGAAAACTTTTGGGTGCTAAATATATCGTTACAGGTTCCATAGACAACGTGGAAATCAATCAACGAAATCATGAAAGTGTAGCCATTGCTGTGAATAGTGTCACTTCACGCACCGAGCATGTGGGTGCGCAAGTTGCAGGACTTTTGGGACGTGTTTTAACCTCTTTTACGGATGGTATTTTGCTGAAAACCACGGTGAGCATAAAAATATTAGATGTTCAAACAGGAGAAATACTTCATGCTCAAACCATACAAAAAGATATTAATATCGGAAAGTTTTCAAACCCAACGTATGATGTCTATATTGGTGGAATCAAAGCAGCCATCATCAACTCGTTAGAGAGTTTCAACTATGAATTTTCAAACAATTTCAGTGTCACGGGATACATTACAAAAATCAAAACCAATGGTAATGATGCCATTGTGCAAGTCAATTTAGGAAGCAAACACAAAATCAAACCGCAAGACAGATTCAATGTCTATATGTTTGAAGAGAGCATTGACCCCTTGACCAACCAAAAAACATGCGATAATATTTTATTACCCATCAAACTTGAAGCAAGTTCAATGGTGAATTCATTTACAAGTTGGTTGCATGCAACACAACAAAAAGCGCCTTTGAAACTCTTATACTATGTAGAAAAAGATATCAGCAAGGAGAGTCTCTTTGATTTACCACTATTCTAA
- a CDS encoding alpha/beta hydrolase, whose product MKDILFFLLFTSTLLFSNAQFQEHKIDVSNYEATLTYQTVKSSKKAILYIHGFNDYFFNTQFAQKFLDQGYAFYALDLHGYGRNLKSKERVFSFKDIQEFDDEITQAITFIKNQGHTNITLYGYSQGGLIATLYANKYRNIDQLILDSAFFDFAFSPFLESYVLPLVAKVGKYFPNLFLPSSAPNVFGQTLHKDFNGEWDFDMNLKYTTTNAPIYFEWIHAIYSAQQQLHAGLDLQIPVLSLYSDKSYNEQSDVKYHHISDLVLDVNDIETYSKKLNQDASLTTLTPIKDGMHGVTFSKPKVRQEAYRVIFNWLQTQN is encoded by the coding sequence ATGAAAGACATACTCTTTTTTTTACTTTTTACAAGCACTCTACTCTTTTCAAATGCACAATTTCAAGAGCATAAAATTGATGTTTCCAATTACGAAGCAACTCTGACATATCAAACAGTAAAGAGTTCAAAAAAAGCGATTTTATACATTCATGGATTTAATGACTACTTTTTTAATACTCAGTTTGCGCAAAAATTTCTTGACCAAGGTTACGCTTTTTATGCCTTAGACTTACATGGATATGGACGCAATTTGAAATCCAAAGAGCGCGTCTTCTCGTTTAAAGATATTCAAGAGTTCGATGATGAAATAACTCAAGCCATCACATTTATAAAAAACCAAGGACACACAAACATCACCTTGTATGGTTACTCTCAAGGTGGCTTGATAGCAACTTTGTATGCCAATAAGTATCGCAATATAGACCAACTCATACTTGACAGTGCTTTTTTTGATTTTGCTTTTTCTCCTTTTTTAGAGTCCTATGTTTTGCCTTTAGTTGCAAAAGTGGGTAAATATTTTCCTAATCTTTTCTTGCCTTCAAGTGCTCCCAATGTATTTGGGCAAACCTTGCATAAAGACTTTAATGGGGAGTGGGATTTTGATATGAACTTAAAATATACGACAACCAATGCACCCATTTATTTTGAGTGGATTCATGCCATTTATTCTGCACAACAACAACTGCATGCAGGTTTGGATTTACAAATCCCTGTATTAAGTCTCTATTCTGATAAATCCTATAACGAACAGTCTGATGTAAAATATCATCACATCAGTGATTTGGTGCTGGATGTAAACGACATAGAGACCTACTCCAAAAAACTCAATCAAGATGCTTCACTGACCACACTTACACCCATAAAAGATGGTATGCATGGTGTTACTTTTTCCAAACCAAAGGTAAGACAAGAGGCTTATAGAGTTATTTTCAACTGGCTTCAAACACAAAACTAA
- a CDS encoding LPP20 family lipoprotein, translating into MIYHYSKHLLLTFVVLFFTACSFSSTQSAQTLPQWFLNTPQNSNTTLYGSGQATTLQEAKNRALNDLASRLSVQVNSKIEQSTYRYSNQDGASTYNNSTQQNIEVLVKNIEFQNPKVIQNAFIAQQFFVLVEVNREELYRQQHSAFLRLYKHIDTQYKKSQTQSKLEQIHLLQNLSDDIQKASAQAQLLNAINGTFDDNHYLNYFSSIKNQASTLKSSLKITVSDNLDEPYFNSKVIESLNHSSYKVVSKNEDVKIALNSSVNYSVAMGWQIAKVTTSLHVIAQGKVLSSHTIHSVGRSTSSQNNALISASREFAQKLQDRTIEAILLNQ; encoded by the coding sequence TTGATTTACCACTATTCTAAACATCTGTTACTTACTTTTGTAGTACTTTTTTTTACAGCGTGTTCCTTTTCTTCCACACAAAGTGCTCAAACGCTTCCACAGTGGTTTTTAAATACCCCTCAAAACAGCAATACAACACTCTATGGAAGTGGTCAAGCAACAACCTTGCAAGAGGCTAAAAACAGAGCCTTAAATGATTTGGCTTCACGATTGAGTGTGCAAGTCAATTCAAAAATTGAACAAAGCACATATCGATACAGCAATCAAGATGGAGCTTCAACATACAACAACTCCACACAACAAAACATTGAAGTGTTGGTTAAAAACATTGAGTTTCAAAATCCTAAAGTCATTCAAAATGCTTTTATCGCTCAACAATTTTTTGTCTTAGTCGAAGTAAATCGTGAAGAGCTCTATCGACAACAACACAGTGCTTTTTTACGTCTGTATAAGCACATTGATACCCAATACAAAAAAAGTCAAACACAATCAAAGCTTGAACAGATACATCTGCTTCAAAATTTGTCAGATGATATACAAAAAGCCTCCGCTCAAGCCCAACTTCTAAATGCAATAAATGGCACCTTTGATGATAACCACTACTTAAACTATTTTAGTTCCATAAAAAATCAAGCCTCAACACTGAAAAGTAGCCTAAAGATAACTGTTTCTGACAATTTAGATGAGCCCTATTTTAATTCAAAAGTAATAGAATCTCTTAACCACTCTTCATATAAAGTGGTCTCCAAAAATGAGGATGTAAAAATTGCTTTAAACTCCAGTGTGAATTACTCCGTTGCTATGGGCTGGCAGATTGCTAAAGTGACAACATCGCTTCATGTAATAGCACAAGGAAAAGTGCTTTCAAGTCACACCATTCACAGTGTGGGACGTTCCACTTCAAGCCAAAACAATGCACTTATTTCTGCTTCACGTGAATTTGCTCAAAAGCTTCAGGACAGAACAATAGAGGCGATTTTACTCAACCAATAA
- a CDS encoding tRNA (5-methylaminomethyl-2-thiouridine)(34)-methyltransferase MnmD, with protein MVTTIDGSNTLFSKEYNQHYHNVNDGAINEALSKHVIPALKFHKGKSHLRILDICFGLGYNTFSTLYYILEHNLSHSVEIFTPELDPNLIESLKKFTYPKEFVILQPIIKELLTNKTYKSDRFCIHLYIGNARDYVKTLKNIDIVYQDAFSSEVNQELWTVQYFTDIFNACSQNCILTTYSVATPVRLSLYKAGFFIYEYIPTKRKITLAFKASSSSMGEYIDMELKQQRNKKAKALLDE; from the coding sequence ATGGTCACCACTATAGATGGTTCGAATACTCTTTTTTCTAAAGAGTATAATCAACACTACCATAATGTCAATGATGGAGCAATCAATGAAGCTCTGAGTAAACATGTCATACCTGCTTTAAAGTTTCACAAAGGGAAGTCACATCTTCGTATTTTGGATATCTGTTTTGGGTTAGGCTACAACACCTTCTCAACGCTCTACTACATCTTAGAACACAATCTTTCACACAGCGTTGAAATTTTTACCCCCGAACTGGACCCCAATTTAATTGAATCTTTAAAGAAGTTCACTTATCCAAAAGAGTTTGTAATTTTACAACCCATTATCAAAGAACTGCTTACAAACAAAACATACAAAAGTGACCGTTTTTGTATCCATTTGTACATTGGAAATGCACGAGATTACGTGAAAACACTGAAAAACATTGACATTGTATATCAAGATGCCTTCAGTTCAGAGGTCAATCAAGAGCTTTGGACTGTGCAATACTTTACCGATATTTTCAATGCGTGCAGTCAAAATTGCATCCTAACAACCTACTCGGTTGCGACACCTGTGCGTCTTTCGCTCTATAAAGCAGGTTTTTTCATCTATGAATATATCCCAACAAAACGAAAAATTACACTGGCATTTAAAGCCTCTTCATCTTCTATGGGGGAATACATTGACATGGAACTCAAACAACAACGTAACAAAAAGGCCAAAGCTTTACTGGACGAATGA
- the metH gene encoding methionine synthase, translating into MRNRLSEIIKKRALVIDGAMGTQLQLAEIKPEEWLGENGEDLEGCNELLNATAPHVLEKIYGAYAKADADFITTNTFGSMPWVLDEYGIGERSYELSKKGVEIAKEVCNVYSTPAKPRFVLGSVGPGTKLPSLGHIDYDEMYEGYKIMAQGMIDGGVDVFLLETCQDPLQIKAALHAISDLTTEIPIMVSVTIELSGTMLIGTDALTIATILEPFNILSLGFNCGTGPQQVAKHVKTLSEVCKFPISVHANAGLPQNRGGYTYYPMGPEEFTALQKEFLEINGVSFLGGCCGTTPQHIKALADGIAGIIPKPPKGVMEPSLASLFVTVPLKQEPAPLLIGERSNATGSKAFRELLKENDYEGTLSVAQQQVRAGAHVIDVSVGFAGRDETHDMNEVVSLYSQKIQLPLMPDSTQIKALETALKKIGGRPIINSVNLEDGEEKFDEVCALAKKFGASLVCLVIDEIGMAKTTERKLEIAERIYDRAVNLHGFRATDLVFDMLVFTVGSGDDEYRTAAIETIEAIREFQKRHPDVGTTLGLSNISFGLDINARIYLNSMFLHHCVEAGLTSAIVNVKHILPMNKISEEDKKCCDDLLFNNQKAGDPLFKFIEHFSSKEAVEEQSDEEYNALSSEEKVKKLLLDGDKERLIPLVEDIRTQVAPELIVNEWLIDGMKVIGELFGSGQMQLPFVLQSAETMKATVDYLNPYLPKKEKASDTVLVLGTVKGDVHDVGKNLVDIILSNNGFKVINIGIKADINEFIVAVKEHKAQAIGMSGLLVKSTAVMKDNLEELRSQGIDIPVLLGGAALTKSFINDYCRPIYDGPIFYCRDAFDGVLSMQRIEKGEMNTSLPADEIVIDESKQKKKVEVEIPPLEQIAMPSRSLTQLVPPFWGRQVMHAKNFNKELAFEWINHRVLFRQRWGYKRADMSTEKFLEQEENVVRPLYEKLKGEFLDKNLLNPVVLYGYYACLALDNKLYIFDEKHLYNNQDETNNLPSLDEAVQVFEFPRQKRSPHRCIADFFTADKLDVIAFSCVSAGLEISEYERTLYDAGKFQEYYHVHGLGVELAEALAEIVHKQVRLDLDIVQKEGHTLKDVQMKQYTGCRYSPGYAACPDLEMSRQIFDLLRPEEFGIELSETFQIHPEQSTCAIIVPHKEANYYNI; encoded by the coding sequence ATGAGAAACAGACTATCAGAGATTATTAAAAAACGAGCACTTGTCATAGATGGTGCCATGGGAACACAACTGCAACTGGCTGAAATAAAGCCTGAAGAGTGGTTGGGTGAAAATGGTGAAGATTTAGAAGGGTGTAATGAATTGCTGAATGCAACAGCGCCTCATGTGTTAGAAAAAATTTATGGGGCCTATGCCAAAGCCGATGCAGATTTTATTACGACGAATACCTTTGGTTCAATGCCGTGGGTATTGGATGAGTATGGAATTGGTGAGCGTTCATATGAGTTATCAAAAAAAGGGGTTGAAATTGCAAAAGAGGTATGTAATGTTTACAGCACACCTGCTAAACCTCGATTTGTTTTAGGATCCGTAGGCCCTGGAACAAAACTGCCCAGCTTAGGACACATTGATTATGATGAAATGTACGAAGGGTATAAAATCATGGCGCAAGGGATGATTGATGGTGGTGTGGATGTATTTTTACTTGAAACATGCCAAGATCCACTTCAAATCAAAGCTGCACTGCATGCCATCAGTGATTTAACCACTGAGATTCCCATCATGGTATCTGTGACCATTGAGTTAAGTGGTACGATGCTTATAGGAACAGATGCATTAACCATTGCAACCATTTTAGAGCCATTTAACATTCTCTCACTTGGGTTTAACTGTGGTACGGGACCACAACAAGTCGCTAAACATGTAAAAACACTCAGTGAAGTGTGTAAATTTCCAATTTCAGTGCATGCCAATGCAGGGTTACCACAAAACAGAGGTGGATATACCTATTATCCAATGGGGCCTGAAGAGTTTACTGCTTTACAAAAAGAGTTTTTAGAGATTAATGGAGTGAGTTTCTTAGGTGGATGTTGTGGTACAACGCCTCAACACATCAAAGCCTTAGCCGATGGAATTGCAGGCATTATTCCTAAACCTCCAAAAGGGGTGATGGAACCCTCATTGGCTTCACTGTTTGTAACGGTACCTTTAAAACAAGAACCCGCACCTCTTTTAATTGGTGAACGAAGTAATGCCACAGGAAGTAAGGCATTCAGAGAACTCTTAAAAGAGAATGATTATGAGGGAACACTTTCTGTTGCTCAACAACAAGTACGAGCTGGGGCTCATGTGATTGATGTGAGTGTAGGATTTGCAGGACGAGATGAAACCCATGATATGAATGAAGTAGTCTCACTCTATTCTCAAAAAATTCAACTGCCATTGATGCCTGACTCAACCCAAATCAAAGCGTTAGAAACCGCACTTAAAAAGATTGGTGGACGACCGATAATCAATTCTGTGAACTTAGAAGATGGGGAAGAGAAGTTTGATGAGGTGTGTGCCTTAGCAAAAAAATTTGGTGCCAGCCTTGTTTGTTTGGTGATTGATGAAATAGGAATGGCAAAAACCACGGAGCGAAAACTTGAAATCGCTGAACGAATTTATGACCGAGCAGTAAACCTGCATGGTTTCAGAGCCACAGATTTGGTCTTTGATATGCTTGTTTTTACTGTGGGAAGTGGAGATGATGAGTACCGAACGGCTGCTATTGAAACCATTGAAGCTATTCGAGAGTTCCAAAAGCGACACCCAGATGTGGGTACCACTTTAGGACTTTCAAACATCTCATTTGGTTTGGACATCAATGCACGTATTTACTTAAACTCTATGTTCTTACATCATTGTGTGGAAGCTGGATTAACCAGTGCAATTGTCAATGTAAAACACATCTTGCCTATGAATAAAATCAGTGAAGAGGACAAAAAGTGTTGTGATGACTTGTTGTTTAACAATCAAAAAGCAGGGGATCCACTTTTTAAGTTCATCGAACACTTCTCTTCAAAAGAGGCCGTAGAAGAGCAAAGTGATGAAGAGTACAATGCGTTAAGCAGTGAAGAGAAAGTCAAAAAACTACTTTTAGATGGAGATAAAGAGCGACTCATTCCTTTAGTTGAAGACATAAGAACCCAAGTAGCACCGGAACTCATTGTAAATGAGTGGTTGATTGATGGCATGAAAGTCATCGGGGAGTTGTTTGGTTCAGGGCAGATGCAATTACCATTTGTACTTCAAAGTGCAGAAACGATGAAAGCCACAGTGGATTACTTAAATCCATACTTGCCTAAAAAAGAGAAAGCCAGTGATACGGTGTTGGTTTTAGGTACGGTAAAAGGGGATGTTCACGATGTGGGTAAAAACTTGGTGGATATCATCCTTTCAAACAATGGATTTAAAGTGATTAATATTGGGATCAAAGCCGATATCAATGAGTTCATTGTGGCCGTTAAAGAGCACAAGGCACAAGCAATTGGTATGAGTGGATTATTGGTTAAAAGTACGGCAGTGATGAAAGACAATCTGGAAGAGTTGAGAAGTCAAGGTATTGATATCCCTGTTCTTTTAGGGGGTGCTGCGTTAACGAAATCATTTATCAATGATTATTGTCGACCCATTTACGATGGACCGATTTTTTATTGTCGAGATGCTTTTGATGGGGTGCTTTCAATGCAGAGAATTGAAAAGGGGGAGATGAATACTTCTTTGCCAGCTGATGAGATTGTCATTGATGAAAGCAAACAGAAGAAAAAAGTGGAAGTAGAAATTCCTCCATTAGAGCAAATTGCGATGCCATCAAGAAGTCTTACACAATTGGTACCCCCATTTTGGGGACGTCAAGTGATGCATGCAAAGAACTTCAATAAAGAGTTGGCATTTGAGTGGATTAACCATCGAGTGCTTTTTAGACAGCGTTGGGGATATAAGCGTGCTGATATGAGTACAGAGAAATTCTTAGAGCAAGAAGAGAATGTGGTACGACCACTCTATGAAAAACTCAAAGGGGAGTTTTTAGATAAAAACTTGCTCAATCCTGTGGTACTGTATGGTTACTATGCGTGTTTGGCTTTGGATAACAAACTCTATATTTTTGATGAAAAACATCTGTATAACAATCAAGATGAGACAAACAACTTGCCAAGCTTAGATGAAGCGGTACAAGTCTTTGAATTCCCTCGGCAAAAACGTTCACCACATCGATGTATTGCGGACTTTTTTACTGCAGACAAACTGGATGTGATTGCGTTTTCGTGTGTGAGTGCAGGGCTTGAAATCAGTGAATATGAACGAACCTTGTATGATGCAGGAAAATTCCAAGAGTACTACCATGTACATGGACTAGGAGTCGAACTTGCTGAAGCCTTAGCTGAAATTGTGCACAAGCAAGTACGATTGGATTTGGATATTGTACAAAAAGAGGGGCATACGCTTAAAGATGTACAGATGAAACAGTACACAGGATGTCGATACTCTCCAGGGTATGCTGCGTGCCCAGATTTAGAGATGAGTCGACAAATTTTTGACCTTTTACGACCTGAGGAGTTTGGTATAGAGCTCTCTGAGACTTTTCAGATTCATCCCGAACAAAGTACATGTGCGATTATTGTACCTCATAAAGAGGCCAACTACTACAATATTTAA
- a CDS encoding branched-chain amino acid transaminase has translation MTEAKYIWMDGEFKNWHDATTHVLSHTLHYGNGAIEGTKAYKTVDGRCAIFKLNEHTKRLINSAKMTLIEVPYSLEELNKVQVELLQKNELFEGAYIRPLVYLGYGVMGLYHKDAPVNVSVAAWEWGAYLGEEGMKKGVRVKIASMTRTPNTSGMGKAKAVANYLNSQMAKFEAVEAGYDEALLRDDQGYIAEASGACFFIVRDGVVITPPNDNSLESITQATVIDLAKDLGYEVVRRRITREEIYIADEAFFTGTAVEVTPIREVDCRIIGAGERGPVTEKLQTAYFDAVAGKNEKYLKYLTYIN, from the coding sequence ATGACCGAAGCAAAATACATCTGGATGGATGGTGAATTTAAAAATTGGCATGATGCTACAACACACGTGTTAAGCCATACGCTTCATTACGGTAATGGTGCTATTGAAGGTACAAAAGCATATAAAACTGTGGATGGTAGATGTGCAATATTTAAACTCAATGAACATACAAAACGATTAATAAACTCAGCAAAAATGACTCTTATAGAGGTGCCTTATTCATTGGAAGAGCTTAACAAAGTTCAAGTAGAACTTTTACAAAAAAATGAGCTTTTTGAAGGTGCTTATATCCGACCATTGGTATACTTAGGTTACGGTGTTATGGGATTGTATCACAAAGATGCACCTGTAAACGTATCGGTTGCTGCTTGGGAGTGGGGAGCATACTTAGGTGAAGAGGGAATGAAAAAAGGAGTACGTGTTAAGATTGCTTCTATGACACGAACGCCTAACACTTCAGGTATGGGTAAAGCAAAAGCGGTTGCGAACTACCTAAACTCTCAAATGGCAAAATTTGAAGCAGTAGAAGCTGGTTATGATGAAGCTTTACTCAGAGATGACCAAGGGTACATCGCTGAAGCATCTGGTGCGTGTTTCTTTATCGTACGAGACGGTGTAGTAATCACACCACCAAACGATAACTCTTTAGAGTCAATCACTCAAGCAACCGTGATTGATTTAGCAAAAGATTTAGGGTACGAAGTTGTACGACGACGAATTACTCGAGAAGAGATCTATATTGCGGATGAAGCATTTTTTACTGGAACTGCCGTGGAAGTAACACCTATTCGAGAAGTTGATTGTCGAATCATAGGTGCAGGGGAAAGAGGTCCTGTGACTGAAAAACTGCAAACAGCTTACTTCGACGCCGTAGCTGGTAAAAATGAAAAGTATTTGAAATATTTAACTTATATAAACTAA